DNA sequence from the Paraburkholderia azotifigens genome:
ACGCCAGACGAAACCCGTCTTGCAGGTGTCGGGACCATATGCGCCGCCATTGGGCGAGCGGTTTTCGCTTGCTGCCCTGTTTTCGGCAAGGATGCGGTTTTGCGTTTCCGGTGTCACGCACACCTTGTCGCCGGGTTCCGCCTGGCGCCAGATGAAGGGCTTCACACACGCGCCGCGCGCATGCGCCGCCCGCTGCAATTCCTTCCTCGACACCATCTGGTCCGGCGGGTTATGCGGCTGCGAAGCCGCCGTCTGCACGGGCTGGGAGGCAGGCTGCGTATCCGCCTTCGCGTCGTGGCCGGGGCCCGACAGCTTCAGTAGGACAGCGCCCATCAGCGCGACGGCGGCAACGGCGCCGCCGATCGTCCAGATGCGCTTGCTGCCACTGCCCGTGTTGGTGCGAGTATCACGACGGCCATCACTTGCGCTACTGCGGCTACTTCCGCCCGTATCTGACGCTTGCGCGGTGCGCGACGTATCCGTCGCCACGTTGTCTGCGTTGTCGTTGTCCGCATGCTCGCGCAATGCGTTGATCAGCAATTGCAGATCGCTGTCCCAGCGCGCGTGCGTCAGTTCGACGGAATTGCGGTAGGCGAGATCCTTGATGT
Encoded proteins:
- a CDS encoding toll/interleukin-1 receptor domain-containing protein, which encodes MRPIFISYRREDSEGQAGRLFESLREVFGEHTVFMDVATIEPGADFRRAIETNIDKCAVLLSLIGRTWLTVTDRDGKRRLDNPTDFVRIETASALKRGVTVIPVLVQGATMPQEADLPADIKDLAYRNSVELTHARWDSDLQLLINALREHADNDNADNVATDTSRTAQASDTGGSSRSSASDGRRDTRTNTGSGSKRIWTIGGAVAAVALMGAVLLKLSGPGHDAKADTQPASQPVQTAASQPHNPPDQMVSRKELQRAAHARGACVKPFIWRQAEPGDKVCVTPETQNRILAENRAASENRSPNGGAYGPDTCKTGFVWRNAFDGDVVCVTPESRDMTANDNTLGARRIVPLPPQ